In Phacochoerus africanus isolate WHEZ1 chromosome 1, ROS_Pafr_v1, whole genome shotgun sequence, the following are encoded in one genomic region:
- the KCNMB3 gene encoding calcium-activated potassium channel subunit beta-3 isoform X2 has product MHQKLPSSAGEDRAMLLGFAMMGFSVLMFFLLGITMLKPFMLSTQREESNCTIIHTHIMDDWMDCAFTCGVDCQGQGKYPCLQVFVNLTHSGQKALLHYNEEAVQINSKCFYTPKCLRDGNDLLNSALNIKEFFDHKNRTAFSCFYSPDNQSEDVILIKKYDQMVIFHCLFWPSMTMLGGALIVGMVRLTQYLFLLCEKYRTALRDEVSGKVPYMARNQFKLWSVGRSKGRSQEIL; this is encoded by the exons ATGCATCAGAAGCTGCCATCCAGTGCTGGAGAGGACCGAGCCATGCTGTTAGGGTTTGCAATGATGGGCTTCTCTGTCCTAATGTTCTTCTTGCTTGGAATCACCATGCTAAAGCCCTTTATGCTCAG CACTCAGAGAGAAGAATCAAACTGCACCATCATCCACACACACATCATGGACGACTGGATGGACTGTGCTTTCACCTGTGGGGTGGACTGCCAAGGTCAGGGCAAGTACCCATGCCTGCAGGTGTTTGTGAACCTCACCCATTCAGGTCAGAAAGCTCTCCTACATTATAATGAAGAGGCTGTCCAGATAAATTCCAAG TGCTTTTACACACCCAAGTGCCTCCGGGATGGAAATGATTTGCTTAACAGTGCTCTGAACATAAAGGAATTCTTTGATCACAAAAACAGAACTGCCTTTTCTTGCTTCTATAGTCCAGATAACCAATCCGAAGATGTTATTCTCATAAAAAAGTATGACCAGATGGTTATCTTCCACTGTCTGTTTTGGCCTTCCATGACTATGCTAGGTGGTGCTCTGATTGTTGGCATGGTGAGATTAACACAGTACCTGTTTCTATTGTGTGAAAAATACAGAACTGCACTCAGAGATGAGGTAAGTGGCAAAGTACCTTACATGGCACGGAATCAATTCAAACTGTGGAGTGTGGGGAGGAGCAAAGGGAGGAGTCAAGAAATCTTATGA